A single genomic interval of Helianthus annuus cultivar XRQ/B chromosome 6, HanXRQr2.0-SUNRISE, whole genome shotgun sequence harbors:
- the LOC110865512 gene encoding telomere repeat-binding protein 5, which translates to MVLQKTFDYGFNGYQVPPTPQAPRSATKRISSCEKNKDHNRMGAFDILATVAGKLLLEGDDSVNKITNEELKIVNGPTNNTENDHSKANVCDQGNCNKSFFISEIIKAPVTDSCSGPASSITSSDCRIEDINRKQMETEVPENRKPPVVDNVNCNLKLVIQDDDENSSVCTQPDKLNNKTVGAPTRIGNRRIRRLSASKQNTEVNRNKKSCDNYQRSMRDYPLKKRRLYLMEDPSISNVKSDSIEDGSSSVATTQNSLVKLKIKSFRVPEFFIEIPETATVSSLKTMVMEAVSGIFSGELHVGLMLQGKRIRDDKTLLQTGILHDKNLDGLDFTLEPSELQVPPVLCPEDQPLTTYTQPQTVANEVAIQQRVDKSDHEMSVDDKSGLDSRALVTVPAENVGPLAVVPLRKSNGAEVAQRRIRRPFSVYEVEALVEAVEKLGTGRWRDVKLRAFDDAKHRTYVDLKDKWKTLVHTASISPHQRRGEPVPQELLDRVLTAHGYWSHHQAKNELKHRLEAQTCQLV; encoded by the exons ATGGTGCTGCAAAAGACGTTTGATTACGGATTCAACGGTTATCAGGTCCCGCCAACGCCTCAGGCTCCCAGATCAGCCACG AAGAGGATTTCATCTTGTGAGAAAAACAAGGATCATAACCGAATGGGTGCGTTTGACATACTAGCCACCGTTGCTGGCAAGTTATTGTTAGAGGGTGACGATTCTGTTAATAAGATAACCAACGAAGAACTTAAAATCGTGAACGGGCCGACAAACAACACTGAAAACGATCATTCAAAAGCAAACGTCTGTGATCAAGGAAACTGCAATAAGAGCTTTTTCATATCCGAGATTATAAAAGCTCCGGTTACAGACTCTTGCTCGGGGCCTGCTTCTAGCATTACATCTTCTGATTGTAGAATAGAAGATATAAACCGTAAACAAATGGAAACCGAGGTACCAGAAAACAGGAAACCTCCGGTTGTTGATAATGTAAATTGTAATCTAAAGTTAGTTATTCAAGATGATGATGAAAACTCTAGTGTGTGCACTCAGCCCGATAAGCTAAATAACAAAACCGTTGGGGCACCAACCCGTATTGGTAACCGAAGAATTAGGAGATTATCTGCATCCAAACAAAATACTG AAGTGAACCGTAACAAGAAAAGTTGCGATAATTATCAAAGATCGATGAGGGATTATCCGTTGAAAAAACGAAGACTTTATCTGATGGAGGATCCTTCAATATCCAACGTCAAATCTGACTCTATTGAAGACGGATCCAGTTCGGTTGCAACGACTCAAAATTCACTTG TGAAGCTGAAGATCAAGTCTTTTAGGGTACCCGAGTTTTTCATTGAAATACCAGAAACAGCAACTGTTAGTTCTCTAAAG ACGATGGTTATGGAGGCTGTGAGTGGTATATTCAGTGGTGAGCTACATGTCGGTCTGATGCTTCAAGGGAAGAGAATTAGAGATGATAAGACTCTGTTACAGACTGGTATATTGCATGATAAGAATCTCGATGGTCTTGATTTCACTTTGGAGCCGAGCGAGTTACAAGTTCCACCGGTTTTGTGCCCCGAAGATCAGCCGTTAACAAC GTATACGCAACCTCAAACTGTAGCTAATGAAGTAGCGATACAGCAGCGGGTGGATAAAAGTGATCATGAGATGTCGGTAGATGATAAAAGTGGTTTAGATTCAAGGGCATTAGTGACGGTTCCAGCCGAGAACGTGGGTCCACTGGCGGTGGTCCCACTGAGGAAATCAAATGGAGCTGAGGTGGCACAGCGCAGAATCCGTCGTCCGTTTTCTGTTTATGAAGTGGAAGCTCTTGTTGAAGCTGTTGAGAAGCTTGGAACCGGAAG ATGGCGTGATGTGAAACTACGCGCATTTGATGATGCAAAGCACCGAACTTATGTGGATTTGAAG GACAAATGGAAAACACTGGTGCACACAGCGAGTATATCACCACATCAGAGGAGAGGTGAGCCGGTGCCTCAGGAGCTGTTAGACCGAGTGTTAACGGCTCATGGTTACTGGTCCCATCACCAAGCCAAGAACGAGTTGAAGCACCGACTAGAAGCGCAAACTTGTCAACTTGTCTAA